One window of Bacillus sp. FJAT-45350 genomic DNA carries:
- the rnr gene encoding ribonuclease R: MSEKRVEQLLSFMKEEAYKPLSVTELEEAFGLKDSSEFKEFVKVLNQMEESGQIVRTRNNRYGVPEKMNLVKGRVQGNAKGFAFIIPEESGEKDVYVNQGDLEGAMNGDIVLVRLHQKSTGSRPEGKVIKIIERRVTDVVGTFVDNEQYGIVIADDKRIPNDIFIPKNADKGAVDGHKVVVKIKKYPEGRMSAEGEVIEVLGHKNDPGIDILSIIYKHGLPQAFPEEVTSQAEGVPDQIDPAEIKNRRDLRDQTIVTIDGADAKDLDDAVNVERLENGNYKLGVHIADVTYYVREGSPIDREAAERGTSVYLVDRVIPMIPHRLSNGICSLNPQVDRLTLSCEMEINPEGQVIKHDIFQSVIRTTERMTYTDVRKILLEEDEEVTKRYEPLIPFFKDMEELAAILRKKRFGRGAIDFDFKEAKVLVDEEGKPQDIVIRERSVAEKLIEEFMLAANETIAEHFHWMKLPFMYRIHDDPDAEKLGKFLEFITNFGYVVRGNANTVHPRALQELLDEVRGKPEETVISTVMLRSMQQAKYDPESLGHFGLSTEFYTHFTSPIRRYPDLIVHRLIRKYLIQNKVDEETQQEWNEKLPLIAKHSSEMERRAVEAERDTDALKKAQYMEDKIGETFTGMVSGVTNFGIFVELENTIEGLVHVSNLTDDYYHYDEKQYAMIGERTGHVIRIGDELEVRCINVNVDEVSIDFEIVGMKDNKRERPQKPKIIVGGKRNPKPQRKDGQEEKDPKKKKKKKNKPYYENAPKNKRKKGKKSKG, from the coding sequence ATGAGTGAGAAACGTGTAGAGCAGCTTCTCTCGTTTATGAAAGAGGAAGCGTACAAACCATTATCCGTTACAGAGCTTGAAGAGGCTTTTGGATTAAAGGACTCAAGTGAATTTAAGGAGTTTGTTAAGGTATTGAATCAAATGGAGGAGTCAGGACAGATTGTTCGGACTCGTAATAACCGCTATGGTGTTCCTGAGAAAATGAACCTTGTGAAAGGGAGAGTACAAGGGAACGCAAAAGGTTTTGCTTTTATCATTCCTGAAGAATCTGGTGAAAAAGATGTTTATGTTAATCAGGGTGATTTAGAAGGGGCGATGAATGGGGATATTGTTCTCGTTCGTCTACACCAAAAGTCAACAGGTTCAAGACCTGAGGGGAAAGTAATTAAAATCATTGAGCGTCGTGTTACGGATGTAGTAGGGACGTTCGTAGATAATGAGCAATACGGTATTGTTATTGCTGATGATAAGCGTATCCCAAATGATATTTTTATCCCTAAAAATGCTGACAAAGGTGCAGTAGATGGTCACAAAGTTGTTGTGAAAATTAAGAAATACCCTGAAGGAAGAATGTCTGCTGAAGGTGAAGTTATTGAAGTTTTAGGTCATAAAAATGATCCAGGCATCGATATTTTATCTATCATTTATAAGCATGGTTTACCACAGGCATTTCCTGAGGAAGTTACTTCTCAAGCTGAGGGTGTGCCAGATCAAATTGATCCAGCTGAAATTAAAAACCGTCGGGATTTAAGAGACCAAACAATTGTAACAATTGATGGTGCTGACGCGAAGGACTTAGATGATGCTGTCAATGTTGAGCGATTAGAAAATGGGAACTACAAGCTAGGTGTTCATATTGCTGATGTTACCTACTATGTAAGAGAAGGTTCTCCAATAGACAGAGAAGCTGCAGAGCGTGGGACAAGTGTATACTTAGTCGACCGAGTAATCCCGATGATACCTCATCGCTTATCTAATGGGATTTGTAGTCTAAATCCACAAGTAGACCGACTTACATTATCATGTGAGATGGAAATTAATCCTGAAGGACAAGTTATTAAGCATGATATTTTCCAAAGTGTAATTCGAACTACGGAAAGAATGACATATACCGATGTAAGGAAGATTTTATTAGAAGAGGATGAAGAGGTAACAAAACGATATGAGCCTCTAATTCCGTTCTTCAAAGACATGGAAGAGCTTGCAGCTATTTTACGTAAAAAACGATTTGGGCGTGGTGCAATTGACTTTGACTTTAAAGAAGCGAAAGTTCTTGTAGATGAGGAAGGAAAGCCACAGGATATTGTGATAAGGGAGCGTTCTGTAGCTGAGAAGCTGATTGAAGAATTTATGCTTGCTGCAAATGAAACGATAGCTGAGCATTTCCATTGGATGAAGCTACCGTTTATGTATCGTATTCATGATGACCCAGATGCAGAGAAGCTAGGGAAGTTTTTAGAATTCATCACGAACTTTGGCTATGTTGTACGTGGAAATGCAAATACAGTCCATCCTAGAGCGTTACAGGAGCTATTAGATGAAGTTCGAGGTAAACCAGAAGAGACGGTAATTAGTACGGTCATGCTTCGATCAATGCAACAGGCAAAATATGACCCAGAGAGTCTGGGGCACTTTGGTTTATCTACTGAATTCTACACTCACTTTACGTCACCGATTCGTCGTTATCCGGACTTAATCGTTCATCGCTTAATTCGAAAGTATTTAATTCAGAACAAAGTGGATGAAGAGACACAACAAGAATGGAATGAGAAGCTACCATTAATTGCGAAGCATTCTTCTGAAATGGAACGCCGTGCAGTTGAAGCAGAACGTGACACTGATGCATTGAAAAAAGCGCAATACATGGAAGATAAAATTGGTGAAACGTTCACTGGTATGGTTAGTGGTGTAACCAATTTCGGTATTTTCGTCGAGCTTGAAAATACAATTGAAGGGTTAGTGCATGTATCAAACCTAACAGACGATTACTATCATTATGATGAAAAGCAATATGCGATGATCGGTGAGCGAACAGGTCATGTTATACGTATTGGTGATGAGCTAGAAGTTCGCTGTATCAATGTAAATGTGGACGAAGTGTCAATTGATTTTGAAATTGTCGGTATGAAGGATAACAAGCGTGAGCGACCGCAAAAGCCAAAAATCATTGTAGGTGGCAAACGCAATCCAAAACCACAAAGAAAAGATGGGCAAGAAGAAAAAGATCCGAAAAAGAAAAAGAAGAAAAAGAACAAACCGTACTACGAAAATGCTCCTAAGAATAAGCGTAAAAAAGGTAAGAAGAGCAAGGGGTAA
- the smpB gene encoding SsrA-binding protein SmpB has translation MAKSTEGKVVAQNKKARHDYFIEETYEAGIVLTGTEIKSVRGGRANIKDAFARIQNGEAFLINAHISQYEQGNRYNHDPDRTRKLLLHKKQISQLIGQTREKGYSLIPLKIYIKNGFAKVLIGLAKGKKNYDKRETLKKKDAKREVERAFRDSQKM, from the coding sequence ATGGCGAAGTCGACCGAGGGGAAAGTTGTAGCTCAAAACAAAAAAGCAAGACATGATTATTTTATTGAAGAAACATACGAAGCAGGCATTGTATTGACTGGAACGGAAATAAAGTCTGTACGTGGTGGTCGTGCTAATATTAAAGATGCCTTTGCTAGAATTCAAAATGGTGAAGCTTTTTTAATTAATGCTCACATTAGCCAATATGAACAAGGAAACCGTTACAATCATGATCCGGATCGAACGAGAAAGCTATTGCTTCATAAGAAACAAATTAGCCAGCTAATTGGTCAAACACGCGAAAAGGGATATTCGTTAATTCCATTAAAGATTTATATTAAAAATGGGTTTGCTAAAGTTTTAATTGGTCTTGCAAAGGGTAAAAAGAATTACGATAAGAGAGAAACATTGAAAAAGAAAGATGCAAAGCGTGAAGTAGAGCGCGCATTCAGAGACAGTCAAAAGATGTAA
- a CDS encoding methyl-accepting chemotaxis protein, with protein sequence MNQINTQTKNTSEVIKQLGGKSEEIGNIISLITSIAEQTNLLALNATIEAARAGEHGIAKESANHAQNVAASTEESNASMEEVTTSAESLAKMAEELQETVRVFKL encoded by the coding sequence ATGAATCAAATTAATACTCAAACTAAGAATACTTCAGAGGTAATAAAGCAATTAGGTGGAAAATCCGAAGAGATTGGTAATATTATTTCATTGATTACGAGTATTGCTGAACAAACAAATTTGTTAGCGCTAAATGCGACGATTGAAGCTGCTCGTGCTGGTGAACATGGCATTGCAAAAGAATCGGCTAATCATGCACAGAATGTAGCAGCATCAACCGAAGAAAGTAATGCTTCTATGGAAGAAGTGACAACATCAGCTGAATCCCTGGCTAAAATGGCTGAGGAGTTACAAGAGACTGTTCGGGTTTTTAAATTGTAG
- a CDS encoding aspartyl-phosphate phosphatase Spo0E family protein, giving the protein MDNKEELEEIIEKKREEMIQVGITKGLTHSSTIRCSQELDQLLNIRRSLYTTNKNIQAFYKLVV; this is encoded by the coding sequence ATGGATAATAAGGAAGAATTAGAGGAAATCATAGAAAAAAAGAGAGAAGAAATGATTCAAGTAGGTATCACAAAGGGGCTTACACATAGCAGTACTATTAGATGCAGCCAAGAATTAGACCAGTTATTAAACATTAGGCGGAGCTTATATACTACTAATAAAAATATACAAGCTTTTTATAAATTAGTAGTTTAA
- the cyoE gene encoding heme o synthase, translated as MKNTGGVVSKPIPLKQYYSWKVIRAIIKTGIINSNSMGMLAGLCLALYVNNLSFVENFPVVILALIGTSFVIGGSGAINNYYDRDIDGVMERTKIRPTVDGTINPKFAIWLGFFLVIVGVGILLTISPLTALIGFLGFFFYVVPYTMLTKRKTIYNTEVGSISGAMPPLMGWAAISSDIFHPVAIGLFVLLFLWQPPHFYAIAIRRMEEYRAAGVPMLPVVKGIHRTKVQAIVYIVILLFSSFLFFPYSKIIAFTMFGLTLAWLLIGVINFNKVDAIKWATKMFVFSLIHLTVLFVLMIVISFI; from the coding sequence GTGAAAAACACTGGTGGAGTTGTAAGTAAACCCATTCCATTGAAGCAATATTATTCATGGAAAGTGATAAGGGCCATTATAAAAACGGGGATTATTAATTCTAACTCAATGGGCATGCTTGCAGGGTTATGCCTTGCTTTGTATGTAAACAATTTAAGCTTTGTTGAAAATTTCCCTGTTGTTATCTTAGCTCTAATAGGTACTTCATTTGTTATTGGTGGCTCAGGTGCAATTAACAATTATTATGATCGTGATATAGATGGGGTTATGGAACGGACAAAGATTAGGCCGACTGTAGATGGCACTATTAATCCTAAGTTTGCTATATGGCTAGGGTTCTTCCTTGTGATTGTCGGGGTAGGTATTTTATTAACAATATCTCCATTGACGGCACTGATAGGATTTTTAGGTTTTTTCTTTTACGTTGTACCATATACAATGCTAACAAAACGTAAGACAATATATAATACTGAAGTGGGAAGCATTTCAGGAGCTATGCCTCCATTAATGGGGTGGGCTGCGATTTCTTCAGATATATTTCACCCTGTAGCGATTGGGCTTTTTGTTCTACTGTTTTTATGGCAGCCTCCTCATTTTTATGCAATTGCGATTAGAAGGATGGAGGAATATAGGGCGGCAGGAGTACCAATGCTCCCTGTTGTAAAAGGAATTCATCGTACAAAAGTACAGGCGATTGTATATATCGTAATATTGCTATTTTCTTCATTTTTATTTTTCCCTTACAGTAAAATAATTGCATTTACAATGTTTGGATTAACACTTGCTTGGTTATTAATTGGGGTCATTAATTTTAATAAAGTTGATGCAATCAAATGGGCAACAAAAATGTTTGTCTTTTCGTTAATTCATTTGACTGTTCTTTTTGTGTTAATGATTGTCATTTCGTTTATATAG
- a CDS encoding stalk domain-containing protein, giving the protein MKKLCFLLLVLLLASLSYPLDSTQANNNPRIILDGIELQTQAVLHNGSTLVPIRAVSESLGAKVNWNNSSRTVTIIQDNKTISFVVGSTIANVNGTQITIPPAMIMNGSTMVPLRFISETLGLTVDWNGATRTVTLSSTDHKVQSTAPPHTAVANATTTVYTVVAGDTLFNIANRFGTTVTELKNGNNLSTDTLHIGQRLHIHSGNSTLAQDTTSTASNSSVTVTYIDHTIRSGDTIWNLSTQYGVPFNELLKENNLTTRSTLKIGQTVRIPEYHIPTKPVVSDKHGEVLDWWTEARYVFSTGKTATITDFQTGRTFQVRHTMGGNHADSEPLTAQDAQTMREIWGGQYSWTPRAIIVEVDGRKLAAAMHSMPHGDHVIKNNNYNGHFCIHFFNSTRHKDGLVQDSMHKQIEIAAGRSIK; this is encoded by the coding sequence ATGAAAAAATTATGTTTCTTATTACTTGTGTTACTATTAGCTAGTCTTTCTTATCCACTGGATTCAACTCAAGCAAATAACAACCCGCGAATTATTTTAGATGGGATAGAATTACAGACTCAGGCAGTTCTACATAACGGTTCTACGTTGGTCCCTATTCGAGCTGTTTCTGAATCATTAGGGGCAAAAGTTAATTGGAATAATAGCTCTAGAACAGTAACGATCATACAAGACAATAAAACAATATCATTTGTTGTTGGTTCAACAATCGCTAATGTAAACGGAACACAGATAACAATTCCTCCAGCAATGATTATGAATGGTTCGACAATGGTCCCTCTACGATTTATAAGTGAAACATTAGGCTTAACTGTGGATTGGAATGGTGCTACACGTACTGTTACACTTTCCTCAACCGACCATAAAGTACAATCAACTGCACCACCACATACAGCTGTAGCCAATGCAACTACAACTGTTTATACCGTGGTAGCTGGCGATACATTATTTAATATTGCTAATCGATTTGGTACAACTGTCACTGAACTTAAGAATGGTAACAATCTATCTACTGATACCTTACATATTGGACAAAGGTTACATATACATTCAGGTAACTCTACTTTGGCACAAGATACTACGTCTACTGCAAGTAACTCTAGTGTAACTGTTACATATATTGATCATACGATACGTTCAGGCGATACTATATGGAATTTAAGTACACAATACGGTGTTCCATTTAATGAATTGCTAAAAGAGAATAACCTTACAACAAGAAGTACGTTGAAAATTGGACAAACAGTTCGTATACCAGAGTACCACATACCAACTAAACCAGTTGTATCAGATAAACATGGTGAAGTACTTGACTGGTGGACTGAAGCAAGGTATGTATTTTCTACTGGAAAAACAGCTACAATAACAGATTTCCAAACTGGTCGAACATTTCAAGTTCGTCATACAATGGGTGGAAACCATGCAGACAGCGAGCCGCTTACTGCTCAAGACGCTCAAACTATGAGAGAAATTTGGGGTGGCCAATATTCTTGGACTCCACGTGCAATTATTGTTGAAGTTGATGGGAGAAAATTAGCTGCAGCTATGCACTCAATGCCACATGGTGATCATGTAATTAAGAATAATAATTATAATGGTCATTTCTGTATCCATTTTTTCAATAGTACAAGACATAAAGATGGTTTAGTACAGGATTCTATGCATAAGCAAATAGAAATTGCAGCGGGTCGTTCAATAAAATAA
- a CDS encoding manganese catalase family protein, producing MWIYEKKLQYPVKVSTCNPQLAKYLVEQYGGADGELAAALRYLNQRYTIPEKVIGLLTDIGTEEFAHLEMIATMIYKLTKDATPEQLKAAGLAEHYVSHDSALFYNNAAGVPWTASYIQAKGDPIADLYEDIAAEEKARATYQWIIDQSDDPDLNDGLRFLREREVVHSQRFREAVEMLKEERDRKKVF from the coding sequence ATGTGGATTTACGAAAAAAAGCTTCAATACCCAGTAAAGGTTAGTACATGCAACCCTCAACTAGCTAAATATTTAGTTGAACAATACGGTGGGGCTGATGGCGAACTTGCTGCCGCATTACGCTACCTTAATCAACGTTATACTATTCCTGAAAAAGTCATTGGGCTTTTAACAGATATAGGTACAGAAGAATTTGCACACTTGGAAATGATTGCTACAATGATTTATAAGTTGACAAAAGATGCAACACCAGAACAATTAAAAGCTGCAGGTCTTGCAGAACACTATGTTTCCCATGACAGTGCATTGTTCTACAATAATGCCGCAGGTGTTCCTTGGACAGCGTCCTATATCCAAGCAAAAGGGGATCCAATAGCAGATTTATATGAAGATATTGCAGCTGAAGAAAAAGCTCGTGCAACATACCAGTGGATTATCGATCAATCTGATGATCCTGACTTAAATGATGGTTTGCGTTTCTTACGAGAACGTGAAGTCGTTCATTCACAGCGTTTTAGAGAAGCAGTAGAAATGTTAAAAGAAGAACGGGATCGAAAGAAAGTGTTTTAG
- a CDS encoding spore coat protein CotJB, with product MKQQKQLPKEFYQLMEELQSVDFVLLELTLYLDTHPDDSDAINQFNHFSQIRHQLRCQVEQIYGPLLQYGQSPSAYPWNWNEGPWPWQI from the coding sequence ATGAAACAACAAAAACAGCTTCCAAAAGAATTTTATCAGCTAATGGAAGAACTACAGTCGGTTGACTTTGTTTTATTAGAATTAACATTATACCTCGATACTCACCCTGATGACTCCGATGCCATCAACCAATTTAATCACTTTTCGCAAATAAGACACCAGCTTCGATGCCAGGTTGAACAAATATACGGACCATTACTCCAATACGGTCAAAGTCCAAGTGCCTATCCTTGGAATTGGAACGAAGGCCCTTGGCCATGGCAGATATAA
- a CDS encoding spore coat associated protein CotJA, whose amino-acid sequence MNKFTTRKYYYPYVSPFDPCPPILKKPYSTPPNLYVGYQPYGTPQFSSPREALYAGTLWPIFYDPYYSPYKHHRESQEGGE is encoded by the coding sequence ATGAATAAGTTTACAACGAGAAAGTATTATTACCCTTATGTCAGTCCCTTTGATCCATGTCCTCCAATTTTAAAAAAGCCTTATTCCACACCACCAAATCTCTATGTCGGCTACCAACCATATGGCACTCCTCAATTTTCGTCTCCTAGAGAAGCACTGTACGCCGGTACGCTTTGGCCAATTTTTTACGATCCATACTACAGCCCTTACAAACACCATAGAGAAAGTCAGGAGGGTGGAGAATGA
- a CDS encoding spore coat protein: MNQQNKIQNPKTEVPETPQMSDRDFINDILATEKYMTSSYSTAMNEASHENLYRDLSAIANESQNCQRELFNTMFKKGWYSFEATPQEKLQQSYQQFSGYTNQFPYSNTNTMS; the protein is encoded by the coding sequence ATGAACCAACAAAACAAAATTCAAAACCCTAAAACAGAAGTACCAGAAACTCCACAAATGTCTGACCGTGACTTTATAAATGATATTTTGGCTACAGAAAAATATATGACTAGTTCTTATAGCACTGCGATGAACGAAGCTAGTCATGAAAATTTATACCGTGATCTTAGTGCAATCGCAAATGAGTCTCAAAATTGCCAAAGAGAGCTATTTAACACGATGTTTAAAAAAGGTTGGTATTCTTTTGAGGCAACTCCTCAAGAGAAATTACAACAATCATACCAGCAATTCTCTGGCTACACGAATCAATTTCCTTACAGCAATACTAACACGATGTCTTAA
- a CDS encoding 3-hydroxyacyl-CoA dehydrogenase/enoyl-CoA hydratase family protein, whose product MVGQIRKAAVLGSGVMGSGIAAHLANIGIPTLLLDIVPRELSAKEEAQGLTLEDKLVRNRISYENRQKLLKQKPAPLTTKSNINLIEAGNLEDDMERLGEVDWIIEVVVENLEIKKKVFEKVDTYRKPGTIVSSNTSGISINAMSEGRSDDFKAHFLGTHFFNPPRYLKLLEIIPANDTADEVIEFMKAFAEDTLGKGVVECKDTPNFIANRIGTYGLLVTVSEMLKGGYSVGEVDSVTGPLIGRPKSATFRTLDVVGLDTFIHVIKNVYDNVEGKEKVVFEAPAFMQSMNENGWIGSKVGQGFFLKKKGEKGSEILELDPNTLEYVQRKKLKAASVEAAKQAKKLPEKIKTLAYAKDRAGELVWNLLKPVLIYSAEKIDEIANDIQAVDQAMKWGFGWELGPFETWDAIGLEKSVARMEEEGETVPTWIKEMISSGDTSFYKGDSFYHKGEYKTIKTNPKAINLKGLKGDNNVILKNSGASLIDLGDDVACLEFHSPNNSIGLDVLQMINKSIDEVEKNYKGLVIGNQGKNFCVGANLMLILMEAQDDNYPEIDLVVRQFQNAMAKIRYSSRPVVTAPHQMTLGGGAEVCLPSASIQASSETYMGLVEVGVGLIPGGGGNKELYLRNLERHADGTPLDLQAAANKTFETIAMAKVATSAAEARDNSFLSERDGITMNGDHVIHSAKQEVLHLSQQGYVAKQRNKIPVVGETGYATMLLGAKTMKFGGLISDHDLKIAEKLAFVLAGGRVPKGTYVDEQYLLDLEREAFLSLVAEPKTQQRMQYMLTKGKPLRN is encoded by the coding sequence ATGGTTGGTCAAATTCGAAAGGCGGCAGTTTTGGGCTCAGGTGTTATGGGATCGGGGATAGCTGCACATCTTGCTAACATTGGTATTCCTACTTTGCTTTTAGATATAGTGCCTAGAGAGCTATCTGCAAAAGAAGAGGCACAAGGATTAACGTTGGAAGATAAATTAGTTCGTAATCGAATTAGTTATGAAAATAGACAAAAGTTATTAAAACAAAAGCCAGCACCGTTAACTACTAAATCAAACATAAACCTAATTGAAGCCGGTAATCTTGAGGATGATATGGAACGATTAGGTGAAGTTGATTGGATTATCGAAGTAGTAGTTGAAAATCTAGAAATAAAGAAAAAGGTATTTGAAAAAGTTGATACTTATAGAAAACCAGGAACAATAGTGAGTTCAAATACATCAGGTATTTCAATAAATGCAATGTCAGAAGGTCGGTCTGATGACTTTAAAGCACACTTTTTAGGTACTCATTTCTTCAATCCACCACGCTATTTAAAATTACTTGAGATTATTCCGGCGAATGATACTGCGGATGAAGTAATTGAATTTATGAAAGCGTTTGCTGAAGATACACTAGGAAAAGGTGTTGTCGAATGTAAAGATACACCAAACTTTATTGCGAACCGAATTGGAACGTACGGATTATTAGTGACGGTGTCTGAAATGCTGAAAGGTGGCTATTCAGTAGGTGAAGTTGATTCAGTTACAGGTCCATTAATTGGCCGTCCGAAAAGTGCAACATTCCGTACATTGGATGTAGTCGGCTTAGATACATTTATACACGTAATTAAGAACGTTTATGACAATGTAGAAGGAAAAGAGAAAGTCGTATTCGAAGCTCCTGCTTTTATGCAATCAATGAATGAAAATGGTTGGATCGGAAGTAAAGTAGGTCAAGGATTTTTCCTTAAGAAAAAGGGAGAAAAGGGAAGCGAAATCTTAGAGTTAGACCCAAATACATTAGAGTATGTTCAACGCAAGAAGCTGAAAGCCGCTTCAGTAGAAGCAGCAAAGCAAGCAAAGAAGCTACCAGAAAAAATCAAAACTCTTGCTTATGCAAAGGACAGAGCTGGAGAGCTTGTATGGAATCTCCTTAAGCCAGTGCTAATTTATTCAGCGGAAAAAATCGATGAAATAGCAAATGATATCCAAGCTGTAGACCAAGCGATGAAATGGGGCTTCGGTTGGGAACTTGGGCCGTTTGAAACATGGGATGCAATTGGACTTGAAAAATCAGTCGCTCGTATGGAGGAAGAAGGAGAAACTGTACCAACTTGGATAAAAGAGATGATCAGTAGTGGAGATACCTCCTTCTATAAAGGAGACAGTTTTTACCACAAAGGCGAGTACAAGACAATTAAAACTAATCCAAAAGCCATTAATCTAAAAGGGCTTAAGGGTGACAATAACGTAATTTTGAAAAATAGTGGAGCTTCTTTAATAGACCTAGGTGATGACGTTGCATGCTTAGAATTCCATTCACCAAACAATTCAATCGGCTTAGACGTACTACAAATGATAAATAAATCGATTGATGAAGTGGAAAAGAACTATAAAGGCCTTGTAATCGGAAACCAAGGGAAGAACTTCTGTGTCGGTGCAAACCTTATGCTTATCTTAATGGAAGCACAGGATGATAACTATCCTGAAATTGATTTAGTTGTTCGTCAATTCCAGAATGCTATGGCAAAAATCCGTTACTCATCAAGACCAGTTGTAACAGCACCACACCAAATGACTTTAGGTGGTGGAGCAGAGGTATGTTTACCGTCTGCTAGCATTCAAGCATCATCAGAAACATACATGGGCTTAGTAGAAGTTGGAGTTGGCTTAATACCAGGTGGGGGAGGTAACAAGGAATTATACCTTCGAAACCTTGAGCGACATGCTGATGGAACTCCATTAGATTTACAGGCTGCCGCGAACAAAACGTTTGAAACGATTGCAATGGCAAAAGTAGCAACTTCTGCAGCAGAAGCTAGAGACAATAGCTTCTTAAGTGAACGAGATGGAATCACAATGAATGGTGACCATGTGATTCATTCAGCAAAACAGGAAGTTCTTCACTTATCACAACAAGGATATGTTGCAAAACAACGCAACAAAATCCCAGTAGTTGGAGAAACTGGTTATGCAACAATGTTACTTGGAGCGAAGACAATGAAATTCGGGGGCTTAATATCAGACCACGATTTAAAAATAGCAGAAAAATTAGCCTTCGTATTAGCCGGAGGTCGAGTACCAAAAGGAACATACGTAGATGAGCAATATTTATTAGACTTAGAGCGTGAAGCGTTCTTAAGCTTAGTAGCCGAACCAAAAACACAACAACGTATGCAATACATGCTAACAAAAGGAAAGCCATTACGTAACTAG
- a CDS encoding acetyl-CoA C-acetyltransferase: MREAVIVAGARTPVGKAKRGTLANVRPDDLGAITVKETLRRSGYDASKIEDVIFGCAIPEAEQGLNMARNIAALAGVPNTVPAMTINRYCSSGLQSIAMASERIMVGHAKAIIAGGAESMSLVPMTGHVVSPNPTLVENSPEYYMGMGYTAEEVARRFEVSRADQDAFSAESHRRAAAAIAAGRFDDEIVPVEVTLRSVGSDNKLKEKKVTFSKDEGVRADTTIETLGKLRPAFHPKGTVTAGNSSQMSDGGASVLVMDREEAEANGLKPLVKFRSFALAGVAPEIMGVGPIEAIPKALKLAGLEMSDIGLFELNEAFASQSLQVIRALELDLEKVNVNGGAIALGHPMGCSGTKLTLSLIHEMKRRNEQFGVVTMCIGGGMGAAGVFELL; this comes from the coding sequence TTGAGAGAAGCGGTAATTGTTGCTGGTGCAAGAACACCAGTCGGTAAAGCGAAGAGAGGTACATTAGCAAATGTTAGACCCGATGATTTGGGGGCTATCACTGTTAAGGAAACTTTAAGGCGCTCGGGCTATGATGCGTCAAAAATAGAAGATGTGATTTTTGGATGTGCGATTCCAGAGGCTGAGCAAGGATTAAATATGGCTCGGAATATTGCTGCACTAGCAGGTGTGCCAAATACAGTCCCTGCAATGACAATTAATAGATATTGTTCATCAGGATTACAAAGTATTGCAATGGCTTCAGAACGTATTATGGTCGGTCATGCAAAAGCAATAATTGCAGGTGGGGCAGAATCTATGAGTCTAGTTCCGATGACTGGGCATGTTGTATCACCTAACCCAACCCTTGTTGAGAATTCTCCAGAATACTATATGGGAATGGGTTATACAGCAGAGGAAGTAGCGAGACGTTTTGAAGTAAGTCGTGCAGACCAAGACGCATTTTCAGCTGAAAGCCACCGTAGAGCTGCTGCTGCAATTGCGGCAGGAAGATTTGATGATGAAATTGTTCCTGTGGAAGTGACATTACGTTCTGTAGGTTCAGATAATAAATTAAAAGAAAAGAAAGTTACGTTCTCAAAGGACGAAGGTGTTCGTGCTGATACTACCATTGAGACTCTTGGGAAGTTACGTCCAGCTTTCCATCCAAAGGGTACGGTAACTGCTGGAAACTCTTCGCAAATGAGTGATGGCGGTGCATCCGTATTAGTGATGGACCGTGAAGAGGCAGAAGCGAATGGACTTAAACCTTTAGTGAAGTTCCGTTCCTTTGCACTAGCAGGAGTTGCACCAGAAATTATGGGTGTAGGACCAATTGAAGCAATTCCGAAAGCATTAAAGCTAGCGGGATTAGAAATGAGTGATATTGGATTATTTGAGTTAAATGAGGCATTTGCTTCTCAATCTCTCCAAGTCATTCGTGCACTTGAGCTAGACCTTGAAAAAGTAAATGTAAATGGCGGAGCGATTGCGTTAGGGCATCCAATGGGTTGTAGTGGTACTAAGTTAACACTTTCACTAATTCATGAAATGAAACGTCGTAATGAACAATTTGGAGTAGTCACAATGTGTATCGGTGGAGGAATGGGTGCAGCCGGCGTATTTGAACTTCTATAA